The genomic interval GGAATGGGACCAAGAGGAGATGTAATTTTAGAAGCAGATTGGGTAGTTGGTGAATTTATAAATACTTTAAAAGAAGAGGGACTTTTAGAAAATACGTTAATTGTTTTTTCTAGTGATAATGGCCCTGTTTTAAATGATGGGTATTTTGATGATGCAGTAGAAAAATTAGGAAAACACGATCCGAAAGGAGGTTTAAGAGGTGGAAAATACAGTTTATTAGAAGCAGGTACAAGAGTGCCTTTTATTACCTATTGGAAAGGAACTATTAAACCAGCGGTTTCTGATGCGATTGTTTGTCAGATGGACTTATTAGCTTCTTTGGCAAACTTAACAGGAACGTCTGAAGAAACGACAGATAGTAAAGATATTTTAAGCGCTTTTATAGGTGATGCTGATAAAGGTAGAGATCATCTACTAATAGAAGCAAATTCTAAAACAGCCTTAAGAAGTGGAGATTGGTTAATGATTCCGCCATACAAAGGATGGGAATTTAATAAAAAAGTAAATACAGATTTGGGTGTTTTACCAAAACTTCAATTGTATAATTTAAAAGAAGATGTTGGTCAACAAAAGAATTTGGCAGAAACAAATCCTGAGAAATTAGCAGAAATGATTCAAGTTTATGAATCTTTAAGAGGTGAAAAAATAAAGGAAATATAATAGATTATACTTTATTTAAAAAAATAAAACCATCTTTATGACTTCCTTAGAGATGGTTTTTTTGTGTAATTTGTTTTAAAAGAACTAAAAAATCAAGTATTTGTCACTTCGACGAAAGGAGAAGTCTCATAACAGTGATAACACAAAATAGAAAGTCCTTATGTGATTTCTCTCTGCGATCGAAATGACAAAAATGTATGTTTTATTCCTGGTAGGATGCTGAGATAAATTCAGCATGAGAGAAGATTTACCACATAGTTTACATAGCCTATGTTACTATGTAAAAAAACACCTAACAATCAATTGTTAGGTGTTTTTTCCTCGTAAGTAGGTTTGGCTACTTGAAAATCGATTAGGTTAATATCGACTTGTTTGTCGTACTTATAGTACTACAAATTTTGGTTATAAATATGACTTCATCATTAATGCAGCACCTAAAGCACTTTCATTTTTACATTCAGAAATTTTAATTACAATGCCTTTCTTTAATAAGGTTAAATATTTGATGAATATTCTATTTTTATTAAATCCGCCAGAGATATAAATGTTTTTAATTGATTTGTCTTTATCTGTTATTAAATTAATACCAGCAATTACTTTTTTAGCAATTTCGAATGTTAATTGATAATAAGCAGTTTGATAATAACCAAAATGTTTTAATAATTCTTCATTAGCTTCAAAATTGGTATCAATACCATCTGCCAGAAAAATTTGTGCATTTTCAGCAATTAATTCTTGACATAATTTTTCATCTAAAGGAAGGTTTAAATGTTTATCTACATGAACATTAAAATATGCGCTTAATGGATCTAAGTACACTTCATGTATGCGTCCTAAAAACTGCATAGAAGATTTTACTTGTTGTTTTTTAGGTGTCATAAAACACAAACAATTACTAGTTAATTGGTGTTGTGTTAAGGTTTCTGTACTAAAAGGATTCATGGCAATAATCCAAGTTCCTGTAGAAAGAAGTACAAAGTCGTTGCCTTTTTCTTTTTCTAAAATTGGAATTATAGAAGAAGAACTGTCATGCAAACCAGAACCAACAGCAACTTGCTGTCCGTTAATTTCTGTAGAGATTGCTTTTTCTCCGTTTACAGGTTCGGGCAGGTTAATATTTGCAGCTTTTAACCAAGGATGATATTCCATTTTATCGAAATTCCAGGTAGCTGTATGTGCGCCAACAGATGTAAAATCTGCGGTAATTTCTTTAGTAATTAAGTAGCTTAAATACTGTGGATAATGTAAAATAGATTCCACATTTTTCCATACTTCTGGTTTGTCTTTTTGCATCCATTGCATTTGCAAACCAGTGTTTAACATTCCGTATGAAGGAGATGCTGTTGTTCTAGAAAACTCTTCTACACCACCATTAGATTTATAAAAATCATCATAATTTTTAATGTCTAAAGGTTTTAGGTAATTGTATAAAGGGGCAATTCTGTTTCCTTGTTTGTCTAAATAAACAAGAGATGCACCATGTGTAGAAAAATTAATCGCTTTTAAATGGAAATCAGGATTATTTTGAACTTGTTTTATTTGTTCTAAAATCCAATTTTCTATAGACTCTAGGTCATCACAAGGAAAACCATCATCATCTAATACTTCTTTGAATTTGGTAGAATTTTGTAAACAAACGTCAAATTTTTCATCAAATAAAAATATCTTTTTATTCGTTTTTCCAATATCTATAACTGCGATTACGTTTTTCATTTTATTGAAGCTTAAAAAGGATAAAGTTTGCTTTTAACAATTGTATAGGCTTTAAAAGAAGCAACTTTATCAGTATAAAAAAAGAATTGGCATCTTAACAAATAATTCAAAAAATTAAGAGCCAATTCTTGTTAAAAAAGTGTTTTATTATTCTTTGAAACCATATAAAGGTCCGTAATTATCACATGCTCTATAATCTGCACCTTCTAAGTTTTCACCGAAAGCAGACCATGCGCTTGGTCTAAATACATCATCTTCAGAAACATTGTGCATGTTTACAGGGATACGTAACATAGACGCTAATGAAATTAAATCTGCACCAATATGTCCGTGAGAAATAGCACCATGGTTTGCTCCCCATTTCGCCATTACTGTATACACATCTTTAAAGAATCCTGTACCAGTTGTTCTAGGTACAAACCAAGTTGTTGGCCAAGTAGGATCTGTTCTGTCATTTAAAACATTGTGTACATCTTCTGGTAACTCAACACTCCAACCTTCTACAATTTGTAACACCGGTCCAATTCCTTTAATTAAGTTAATTCTACACATTGTTAAAGGCATTTCTGCTTTCGTTAAGAAATTAGAAGAGAATCCTCCTCCTCTAAAATATTCTACGGTAGCAGGTGGCCATTTTGTATTATCTAAACATCTTTGAACATCATCTTTAGTAATGTCCCAGAATGCTTTCATTGTTGCGTTTCCTTCAGCATCTTGTTGTTGAGCTGTTGCATCTAAAGTGGTAGAACCAGAATTAATTAAGTGAATAATTCCGTTTTCTGCCAATCCAGTTAATTTTTTACCAGTAACTCTTTCTACAGATTCTGGACTCCAGTATGTTCTTACATCAGAGAATAACTGTGCTTTATTCGTCAATAAGTGACCAAATAACATAGAAATTGCATTTAAACAATCGTTTTCTGTTGCAAATGTATATGCCTGACGAATTCCGTTCCAGTCGAAAGAAGAGTTTAAAATAGACTCTGTAAAATCTGCGTTTGGTTGGTAATCTGTCCACTGACGTTGTCCTTGGAAACCACCCATAATTGCGTTTCTTCCTTTAGACTCTTCACCAAATCCCATCTCTTTCAATTTAGGATTTCCATTCATTAAATCTTTACAGATTAAAGTCATTTTCACAACTTTTTCCCACTCAGCATCTTTTTGCTCACGCGATTTTTGTGCTTCAGGATTGTTTCTGTCTTCTCCTTCAATACAGTTTTCTTTGGTCCAAGCTAGTGCTTTTGCATATTCTTCTTGGTCAAAGATACCTTCATCTATACGTCTTAAAAGCTCAACAGACTCTACAAATTCTGCTCTTACGCCTAAATAGTCTTGTAAAAAGTTTACATCAACCATAGAACCAGCAATACCCATAGAACTATATCCAATAGATAAATAAGATTTTCCTTTCATTTGCGCAACTGCTAAAGCACCCTTTGCAAAACGGATAATTTTTTCTGAAACATCTTGAGGAATGGTTTGATCTCCACCGTCCTGAACTTCTTTACCATAGATACCAAATGCTGGTAATCCTTTTTGAGAATATCCTGCTAAGGCAGCAGCTAAATACACCGCTCCTGGTCTTTCTGTTCCGTTAAATCCCCAAACTGCTTTTGGCAATAATGGGTCTGTATCCATAACTTCTGTACCATAACACCAACATGGCGTTACTGTTAAAGAAACTTCTACACCTTCTCTTTTAAATTTATCTGCACAAGCAGCAGCATCTGCAACACCACCAATAGTAGTATCTGCAATTACACATTCTACTTTTTCTCCACTTGGGAAACGTAATGTTTCTTCAATTAATTTGGCAGCCGCTTTGGCCATATCCATCGTTTGAACCTCTAAAGATTCTCTCACTCCTAATTCACGTCCGTCTATAACAGGGCGAATTCCTATTTTTGGTAATCTACCTATAAGTCTACTCATTATATATAAATTTTTTAAGTCCTATGTAAATTGTTCTAATTCTGTTAATTGCTCGTTAGACAAACCTGCTGGTTTAAAACCTGCTGCCCAACACATCATTAACATTTTAGCTCCTTTATTAGCCACATCTAAAAAGTCCCAAGCTTGCATAACATCTGGTGCTGTAGAAGTTGCTCCGTGTTTTTCCCAAAGAGAAACGTTTCTAGTTTTAAAAGCTTCCATAGTTACTTCTGCTAAAGCTGCAGTACTAGATAAAGCGTAAGGAGTACAGTGAATTCCTTTAGGTACAAATACTTTTACCTCAGGACACATCATCCAAATTTGTCTGTTTAATTCTTCTTCATTATCAAACAATTCATGATGACTCATACAGATTAACTCAAGAGGGTGTGTATGCACAACCGCTAAGTTTTCTGGGTGATGAATAGAATTGAATAAATGAATACTTGCATGAGAAATTAACTCACAAGTTGGTCCAAAATTAGGTCTGTTTCCTCCCCAAATAATAGAATATGCTGTTGCAGTTTCGTTAATGTAAAGGATACAAGACACGTTTTCTAATTGGTCTACTAAATCTCTTAAATAACAACCTGTACCTGTTATATAAATAACAAACCCAGCTGATTCTTTAGGAAAATCGAAAGGTACCTCTGTTCCAATTCCTTGTACTTCTTCTTTTTTAAAGAATGAAGTTAAGTTCATTGATATGTTTCCAGCATTTCTTTCTGCCCATTCACGTTGCCATAAATAACCAGCAACGGTTGATACTTTTTTTAATTCTATCTCTACTTCTGATGGAAGGCTTAATGTTTTCATAATATTTAGTAAATTTGATATCACAAAGATATTTACTCAAACGATGAAATTAAATATTCAAAATCTGTATTTTTGTATCTAATTTAAACAATTCACTTATTGACGTTTTCAAAAAAAATAGCATTAGGAGACCCTTCTTCCAATTATCAAAATTTTATTGATTTAAAATTGAAATTGTTGTGTTGTAGGTATTGGTTGTTAAATTTATGGGATTGTCATGATATGATTTTTCCTTTTTGGCGAATTTATTGGAATAGAAACGAAGGCGGCGAATTAATTCATTTAGAGGATGTATATAAAATGACGCCAGATACTTTGTATATAATTCCACCTTTTACTTCTTTCTCTTCTCGTTTTTCTAAAAAGCATGTTTATAATGATGGTATTCATGTTTCAGGTAGGCATTTAACAAGTGATTATGAAGAAGAAGATTATTTAGAATCCTCTTTAATTCATTTTTTTATTCATTTTAATTTAGGGGTTC from Polaribacter sejongensis carries:
- a CDS encoding FGGY family carbohydrate kinase produces the protein MKNVIAVIDIGKTNKKIFLFDEKFDVCLQNSTKFKEVLDDDGFPCDDLESIENWILEQIKQVQNNPDFHLKAINFSTHGASLVYLDKQGNRIAPLYNYLKPLDIKNYDDFYKSNGGVEEFSRTTASPSYGMLNTGLQMQWMQKDKPEVWKNVESILHYPQYLSYLITKEITADFTSVGAHTATWNFDKMEYHPWLKAANINLPEPVNGEKAISTEINGQQVAVGSGLHDSSSSIIPILEKEKGNDFVLLSTGTWIIAMNPFSTETLTQHQLTSNCLCFMTPKKQQVKSSMQFLGRIHEVYLDPLSAYFNVHVDKHLNLPLDEKLCQELIAENAQIFLADGIDTNFEANEELLKHFGYYQTAYYQLTFEIAKKVIAGINLITDKDKSIKNIYISGGFNKNRIFIKYLTLLKKGIVIKISECKNESALGAALMMKSYL
- the rhaD gene encoding rhamnulose-1-phosphate aldolase; protein product: MKTLSLPSEVEIELKKVSTVAGYLWQREWAERNAGNISMNLTSFFKKEEVQGIGTEVPFDFPKESAGFVIYITGTGCYLRDLVDQLENVSCILYINETATAYSIIWGGNRPNFGPTCELISHASIHLFNSIHHPENLAVVHTHPLELICMSHHELFDNEEELNRQIWMMCPEVKVFVPKGIHCTPYALSSTAALAEVTMEAFKTRNVSLWEKHGATSTAPDVMQAWDFLDVANKGAKMLMMCWAAGFKPAGLSNEQLTELEQFT
- a CDS encoding L-fucose isomerase yields the protein MSRLIGRLPKIGIRPVIDGRELGVRESLEVQTMDMAKAAAKLIEETLRFPSGEKVECVIADTTIGGVADAAACADKFKREGVEVSLTVTPCWCYGTEVMDTDPLLPKAVWGFNGTERPGAVYLAAALAGYSQKGLPAFGIYGKEVQDGGDQTIPQDVSEKIIRFAKGALAVAQMKGKSYLSIGYSSMGIAGSMVDVNFLQDYLGVRAEFVESVELLRRIDEGIFDQEEYAKALAWTKENCIEGEDRNNPEAQKSREQKDAEWEKVVKMTLICKDLMNGNPKLKEMGFGEESKGRNAIMGGFQGQRQWTDYQPNADFTESILNSSFDWNGIRQAYTFATENDCLNAISMLFGHLLTNKAQLFSDVRTYWSPESVERVTGKKLTGLAENGIIHLINSGSTTLDATAQQQDAEGNATMKAFWDITKDDVQRCLDNTKWPPATVEYFRGGGFSSNFLTKAEMPLTMCRINLIKGIGPVLQIVEGWSVELPEDVHNVLNDRTDPTWPTTWFVPRTTGTGFFKDVYTVMAKWGANHGAISHGHIGADLISLASMLRIPVNMHNVSEDDVFRPSAWSAFGENLEGADYRACDNYGPLYGFKE